The DNA region ACTTCAACATACTTTTTAAGGACAACTTTAGTTAAACCTAGTGTACTTTAAGTATAttgctttttatgtaatataaatgtGCTTGATTAGTATATATTGAGTGTACTATTTATgtgattgaattacatttaaaatatgtttagaatGTATTTTCAGTATATtagaattacatattttatatattagtagTTACAGTATGCTACAATTACACTTTTGGTTTATTGTAATTGCTAATGAAGTACACTTTTTAGTTACctaatgtaatttattattctgctttgccacTTTGTACAATTCATGCTTCATACATAAGCTTGACATCAAATAAGCCTGACACCGAAAAGAAatagaggaaataaatgttATCAAATGAGGTGGGAGTTAGGCTCACTACTTACTGTTTTAGAtcacttttgcaaaaaaatttgtaataaacaCAATTATGTATTAGCGTGAAATAGTGCATCTGTTGATCCTGCATGAATTTCTGCAAAAGACTGAAGGGAGCGATTGAAACAACATAGCGTAAACAatagtaaacaaataaaactttgttcttattgataaaatatttaggcacaactgttatcttgacaattctatttatttatccctTTGGAGACTGCAGAAcaatataaaaagttttggcGGGCCGGACTTGGCATTGTAATTGAGGCATCTGCATCTCAGGTTTTTAAGCACACAGCTTAAATCAAAGAATTTTAAACACTCAAAGCAAAAATGCAGATTTCACTTCTTTATTCTGTGACAAATATGCAGACAACAAATTCTGCTTTAATTCATGCCATATTGTATGACAaactgctttaatttatttaaaaggtatAAATATGTAGTTATCCtgataaatgaaaatgcagACCTCCTTTCTGTTATAGAATCGCAAATTCAGAATGATCAATGAAGGTGTTTCCAGTAATCTTTTCAAATGATTCAGAAGAATAGAGGCATGAACAAACTGCAActtttttattaccatttatTGAGTCATAATGGTTACACATTAACTGGGTTTGTATTGGACAAATAACATGCTACAtctcttacagatttctttcaagcaatgaaaaataagacaaattaaatatatcaaaatcaaaacaccAAACACATCTAAAAAGAAATGCTCAAATGttgaaatgggaaaaataagATTCAGGTGGCTTCTGCAAAACTTTGCATGACCAACTCTAATTGAGGTCATGTTATCTCTGCCAGGATTATGAGCTTGAAATTTGAGCTGCTGTTTCTGTAACTGATTGATAAGCTAATTGCAGCAGTTCTTTATAGTCTGCTACTCACCCTTTATGAATATTGTAGAGAGAGAGATTGTTTGTCTCATTTGATAATCAATGCTTTGGAAAGCATTGATTATCCTGTTGCCTTTATCCTGTTGCACCAAAGTACAACAAGATAAAGGCAGCCATAGGGTGGAAGTATTGAGAATTAACCACAACCCAAGAAGAACAATCATGATAACAAGAACAGGAACAACAGAATCCAGCAATGACCAAAGAAATCACCCATCCAATGTAGTTGCACATTCGGACCATTTTCTAACAACGCTGTACTGTAAGACAAGAtactttgtaaacaaaatttataaaaaaacagaacaataaaatgcattaattagaaatgattattgattaaaaaatacatggaactaaagtaaaacaggcttaaagtgatttattttgtctttagtGAAAAGGATGAGCCCTAAGTGTAAATTATCCAGGCTTTCAAAAATAGGGGGAAGAATAATAGAAATACTCTACATGCAAAAGCATTTCTATTATACTTTTAATAGAAATACCAGTTTTTATTAAGAGTGTAATAGAATAGAAACTAGTTCTTAAAACTGGTCTGGTTTTTAAAACCACTTGTGTTCTTAAAACTCAACATGAGTTATATTTCAGCTGATGTTGAACGACTCTTTGAGacttttctttgccttttccaTTGTGATTGTCTTCCAAGAATCAGGAATGTCAGCAGGTTGTGCATCATATGCTTCAGCAAAATCCTTATTGTATGTGGCCATCACATATTTCCAATAATCTGATGATTCAAGGCTCACATCTGCACGAATATCCCAGTCTGAGaaaaaattcttatattttgtgTAAGGACACCATTCATTGTTTGTGACACTGCAGCGAAAACGTTTGTTACTGATAACAAGAGAATTGCAGACGTCAGTCGTGAGTTTTTTTGAGTCTTTCGACTTGATCAAACCTAAACCATTTGGTCGATGCAGAGAAGCAAAGTGTTGAGTGTGGTTTTCTCCACCTGCATCACAAGGTATTTTGCAGAATGGACACTGTTTGCAACAACCAATCACTCTGGTGAAAAGCTCATTCTCTGGTTTTATGTGGAGTCGTGAGAGTTTTGTTTCAAACTCAgttgatttaaacttttctctAAGAGCTTCTGTCATTTCCTGCACACACTCGTTGAGCCAGTGACCAAACTGTTCCTGGTCAGACTTGTTCAGAACCATGAAGGCATCAAGAAAATCCTGGGAAATTACCAGTTTATCTCCAACTTCTTTGCAgatattttcaacaaatgtcCTCAGACTGTcagtgttttctgcttttacctTTGTAATGGCATCATTTATGTGGTTTACACAGAACTTAAGATGTTTGTCCTCTAACTCACATAGAGTAGACCCAAATGAGAATGTCTCCTTTATTCTACCAGATATCCACAATTTTACATAATCTGCATATGAGCGAATGTAACTCTTAAAGTTTTcaaattcactttttgaaatCAGATCCAATAAAATTGAATACTGGAAGGACATTCGTGTGCTGAACTCCTCTTTTGTCATCATTTTATCAACAATATCAAGACCAAGAGAACGATAGACGAAGTTTTCAACAGCAGGTTTCAGACATTGGTTTGTGAATTCTTCAGCTTTCTTCTGGCATTGGTCTCTTTCATAAAACACATCTTTGAAATCTGTGCagaacttttctttgtttttctgcagacatCTGTAAGGATCATTTTCTTGGATAAATTCTTCAtgcattttctgaaactttctgGCTGCAGATCCACAGATGTGTTGTTTCAGAGACACTTCAAACTCAATGTCAGTGTCAACATCAGCTTTGTTCAGCCTCTCATCAATGATGTGAAGAATCTCCTGGATGTAAGTATCATgataattggtttttctcttGATTTGATCCCAAACACAGTCATTGCAAGCAGATATGATTGTGTCAGCAACTTCTTGTCTTTCCTTGACTAGATTCTTCGAGGTTAAAATCCCTTTAATGGCAACTTTGACGTTTTCATGCACCCCTCTTGGGGTATATTTAAAAGGCTCCAGTCCACAgtctttgaggttttttttactcAGCAGTTCACATGCATGGCTTCCCTTCGGTGAAAGATTTGCCTGCAACTGAAGGGACACACTGGTGAAGACATTTAAAGTCTGCTGTTCAGAGAAAGACAAGGTGTTCATTGCTTCAGTCCACATCTTGTCAAAACATTCATTAAGTTCTTTGTCCATCATTTGAACTTTCTTCTCACGACATTCATTAATTAAAGCATAAACTGCTTTCTCAATTTTTTCTGTATAAGTGGCCTTGATTTTGTCGAGTTCTTTCATTCCTTGCTTGATATCAGCAGCTACTGTGATCTGGTTCAAAACCGATCTTTCAGTTTGTCGTCGAAGACTCTTTATGCTGTTGGAGAAATCCTCTCTGTATCCTTCAACCAGATAAACATGACCTTCTGGCTGATCAAagtatttcttcaggttttCAAGGATCTTTGTCTCCCACTTGGTCAGCTCTGTGATTGCTTCACTTTTCAACTCGGTCATGAATTCATTCATGTCAGATATTTCAGATGATGCAGCAGCTGTACCAAAATTGGATATCCTTATCTCTGCTGTGGTAACCCATTtgtacatttcctttttgaacTCCCACTCCCATTGGTTGTATTCTGTACAGAGCCTCATGTAAGCATCAGCCACCAGGCTGTTTCTGAAGCTGAAGatgaagttttcatgttttactgcgTTCCACAGGCTGGTTATCCACTCTCTGAACTCCAAGATGTTATTAGAAGTTGACCCACACTTTCCCAGCTGTTGgatgatgtttttcttgagtTCATAGACAGTCTCACTGTATCCTGCATTGACTGGAGCCATTGGTGGGTTTCCATTCCAGAGTCCAGGAATGTAGCAGTTCCCAGTGTCTGGATTATACTCCATCACATCAGTGAAgttcttgtatttttctttcttctccattCTAGCTGCAGCCTGGGTCATCTCATTCAGCTGTTctaacagcagcttcctgtctctCAGGTTCTTCTCATGAGCTGAAACATCAGAAACGTTCTGGTGAACAAACTGACATTGAGGCTTTTTGCCGACCGCCTTCATCCTGAGGAAAGCATGCACCACTATCTGCAGGATGTCTTTCATCTCTGTTGAATTCTCCATTGCAATATTGATAATGGTGATATTACTCAGACCAACAACTAGTGTTGCCAGCTCATTGTCATGCTCATGGCTGTTGTCCAGCTGTGCTAGCTCTGGTGACTTTAAGCCTTCAGTGTCGATGATCATCATGAAGTCACAGTTGAGAACTTTCTTGACGTCTTCATTGACTTTGATGAGCAGCATGAAGGCACCTCTAGTGCATCGACCACTGCTGACTGCAAACTGAACTCCAAACATGGTGTTAAGGAGAGTGGACTTCCCTGTGCTCTGAACTCCAAGAACTGTGACGACCAGGATCTTGTTCTTTGGAGACACCAAGTCATTGAGCTGAGAGAGAACATCACTCACCCATCTGAGAGGAATGTTGGAAGCATCTCCATCTACAAGCTCAAGAGGAAATCCATCCAGCAACAACTGAGCACAGAGTTTGGGCAGATGTTGCAGCTGTTGACGTGATGGATCTGTTTCTGGAAGGTAAAGAGAAGCTTCATAGATTTGACCCATTTCACGGAAGAAGTGCTCAACTCCCAGTGAGCTGCTGGAAAGTTGTTCGTCAATTTCTTTGatctcctgtttgttttcagaatctttgcatttttcctTGTAAAGCTCCCTAAGGCCAGAAAGTTTTGTTCGAGATAAATTGTCGAGGTTCATTCTCatccatttaagaaaataacacCTTTCTCTATGTGGCCTGGATATTGCACTAATGAAGCATGTCATTACACTTGACATTGCAtaggaattttgtttttcacgttgctcttcttttttctttttaaggttgCTCTTatagttttctatattttcagaACCAATGTTTCGGAGATGAAATTCTTCCTTTTCCAAAAATGTCAGTTCCTTCCATATTTGACCTTGCAAAggaaactgattttctttgaattgaaAAGTGTCTTTAATCTCTGCAGTGATGGcatctgcatttttctttccagcCTGGCACTCTGGAGAATCTTCATCAACTGGAATTCCTAATTCATATGCAACATCAGCCATCTGCTCTACTGACATCTTTAACTGTGGTTTGGTAAGTACACTGCTCACAacttttttcaaagatttgacAAAATCTGCATCatttgttttgtcagtttttataattatattgttttttgtcaAGTTCAACCTGGTTGCTAGTTTCTTCAGAACATCTGGAGTAAGGCTCTTGTTCTGTTGGTTTCCTACTAAGAAGATTTGAGCTTTATGGTTTATGTTCATCAGCAGTTCACCGTCCAGCtgctcaaagaaaacaaaaactgcagcagatgtCTGACACAAAAAGGAGAATTGAGTTTCAAATGAAGCAATGTCTCCACGAAGGTTAGCTATAGCAACTGGTTCACTGAAGatgtccatgtttttgtttccacagggAAGGTACCAGGTCATTTCAGTCAGTCCATTGGATATTCTTCTCTGAATGTCTCCACACTCCATGTCACGGTGAACAAAGGTGTCATGGTATTGCTGAGAGTTACTCAGAAGTTTATTGAGGATCTCTGATTTGGACAGAGAGCACTCACCCAGTCTCACAAATGAGATCATTGGAAGTTCAGAAAGAACTATTCTTTCTTCTAGGAAACCTTTTGATTCTGAAAGATTTGAAGGTCTGTACTTCTTAACAATGTCTCTCATGGCCCACAGCATGAGGGTGCACTGCTGTGTATCACAGttaggaagcagcagaggaacagagaactGACACATGGACATTTTTAGAGCTAACTCTTGCTGAACAAACCCATCAGAACACAAAAGGAGAGCAGTCATTATATCAAGAGgattaaatgtttcagtcttATTTGGGCTCTCAAACAGGTCCTCAAAATTGCTCTCTGTACTCTCTGATTCATCATCACAGTTTGACTCAGAAGATTCATTACTCAAGTCACATGATACACCTTTTACGTTCCTAGCAGTCACATTAACCATCACTAATTTCTTGAGAAAATTCAACGGGATATTTGATTTACAGTCGCCCAGGTCATCAGTGATCGTCTTCTCATCAATCCCAAGTATTTTGCTTAATGATAACTTCTCTCTGTGGTACTGCTCCAAGCCCAAATCTTCCAAAAGCCTCTCAAGGTTGGTCTCTGTGAATGATAAAGATACATCAAGTTTTTAATGTGTATGGGTGTGAATTCTAATTAAATACTATTTTTAACTTCAGcattgcagattttatttttgcatcgtagaaaagaaacattgttCTACAATTGAAACTAATGATGTTATATCTGCCAACGTAAAAGGGACATAtcttgcaaaatatttttttagcatttaattacaatttagtttttacttgGAGTCTCTAGTATTgcagaaaagtttaatttaatctcaacatagatatatttatattctgttagggtcttatttttcaatttgttaatttttctctaTTCGCTATTACATCTTTTGAACTATTATGTCCCAGTAGTTTTTGAGGAACTGCTAAACAAGGTTATGGTTTAGCATGGTTTTCAATTTTGTAAAGATGccaattttatttcttgtatcAATTTTCAAGTCCAAGGTTTAGGGTTAGGGCTCAATGATGCCAAAGCTGTAAGTGGATAAATGAGAATATTCGGTTGTTGGGCATATTAACTCACACATTCCACCATTAAGCAGCATCATATTCTCTATGAACTGCCtggttgaatttatttttcttggaaatGTACAAACAAGAGTATGGAAAGTTCTCTTTGTTTGCATTAAGGACTAGAAGGACCAGAACTTCAGCAATCTCCACTCCCATGAAGAAAGATTCAGAGTAAGACTTTGTTTGATTGGGGCATCCGTTCCTTCTATCTATGGAAATGACATACACATCAAACAATAAGCTGCAAATAACactaaaatgacaaactttattttagccAAGAATTTATTGCGTGTTGATATGACAACTTAGCCATTGTTTTAATTGCAGTAACATTGTGCCTTCTGTTTATGCTAGTGCTGTGTCCTTGCTAACATAAACATACCTACTTAAGACAAACTACTTATCTTGAGTAGCCATGTTCTTAGCTACTTAAGGACCTAacccaggggtctcaaactccagtcctcaagggccgctgtcctgcagtttttagatgtgccacaggtacaaaacactggaattaaatggcttaattacctcctccttgtgtagaccagttctccagagccttgataatgatctaattattctattcaggtgtggtgcagcagaggcacatctaaaagttgcaggacagcggcccttgaggactggaattTGAGACCTCTGACCTAACCCGTACAGCGTGTTTTGAATAATCTTATTACATCAACAATCTGGCattgtttttgccatttttgtatTAAGGACTATATGATCCAAATGCATTCAGTGACATTTTTGTGCTAGTTTTTGCCAACTCTTGACCTATGTATAGGCCCTGTTTCTAAAATGTGTTCATTCATGTGGTAGTAACATTCCAAAtagaagttaaataaataattttaaaaaatgatcttGAAGGAATACTGAGAGCAGAGGTTGCGCTAGACTTTTTTCTTGTCCGTTATTTAGACTGACGTCGTCAAAAATATCCCGTCATATTCCATTTTTatctttgaatttttaaatgatattgaCAGAGGctaatcattttaaatgaaagttttatgTGGTTTAATTAATGTTCGACAAGTTGAACAGAGAATCCAGATCCCATCACACATTAATCAAGCAGATGAACATATCTAACGTTTTCTGTACCTGCATGCTCTCGCCCTCAAATTTAACCAAATCCAAAAACGTTCATTGTTGTGATATGATCTTTGTTATTAAATGCATCACAGATGGAGGGAATACATGTTTAGCTCCTGTTTCTGAAGCATGAGGGCATTCTCAGTGGTTTGGAATAATGCAAATGCAATTGGTTTTGAtctgttttgttggtttttaatGTACTGCctttagtttaaataaatttcaaatttcCAAGATCACTTCCAATTTTTAGGGTTatctttttaacaaatgtgtgcAGGATGACCAACAATCCCTTCTTAATACCAGgcaaaaaaatagttttagttcaaaatacatttataaattatgtattttttttgttttgtttcacagtCAACTTTGTTGCTAAAGTGACACATAATGcttactttgtgttttcctttcttcctcaaggttttgttttccaggcaGGTCACTGATTTCTGTCCAGTCATTTGTCTCTGTTGTCTCTTGTAACGTTTCTTCCTCCCTGCAGTTGATCACAATGTGGTTCTCCATTTCACCAACAGGAGTCTCCAGAGGCTGAGAAATTAACTCATGGCTGATCTTATACTGTGTTGTCTTAACATGACGGCAAACAGCTGTGAAGATAATAACAACAGTCATAATAATACCTGAAGACACAGACTGCTCATTGTTCTTTGTCAAATTGAATGCACTGACCTTTACCATCTGTACCCGTTTCATGATAATCAGCTTCACAGTCGACACATGTTGTTGATCCTGGgtccttttcttcttcacagTAAAGATCCACAAATGAATCTTCAgtacaaataacataaaaatataagacTACATATTTTTCAGTCTTATAATGGGTACAATATTTTTCATCACGTTTTTCTACAAAGTAGCTGCTCACCTCCATTGTAGAAAATGACTCTAATACTACTTGTTACAGTCACTGTCCTCTAGGGGCTCTCTTCATGAGAGagctttttctttgtgtttcagctttACCTGGCTGCCACAGGTGCAATGTGTTGGAGCTCGTCAGCCACATCATAAAGAGCTACAACCAGAGATGTCAgatctcttttcttctttccttcctgaTGTGATCTTGTCTGTGAGCTGATTGTTTGTGGAGACTTTGGATGGTTTTGCTGTGAGCATTTTTGTGAAGCATCAAGTGTCTaactaaagttttgtttctattcacaGTGGAAGCTGGTAGGGGttctctgccattttgtttaactgttttctcctgttttttggTTAGTCAGGGAGTTCAGGTattgtactttctttttcagttctcttctaaagtgtttttattttctaaagtgtttttattttataattaaaaggGGGGTgttttgttggttgttttttcctGGGAGACCCTGAAGCTTAAAGCTTCCCTGTGCTTGTTGTCTACTGTGATTGAGATTTTACTtcaattgtaaattaaactatattttGCTACTGACACCAACTGTTTAGGAtactttttttgtgttacaCCCAGTGCCAGAACTTACCCTTAGTGGTCGTGGGAATGGTTGTAAAACTACCTcatcatttttcctgtatttgttttgtttgggcacagcattggtatTGGCTTTAGTGTATGTGCAGattaattttctgatttttaaaattttctctgcAAAGAACCTGAAAAACTTGCTGCAGGCAGCATTAGATTGAAATTCAGGtggtaacgtcacaggagggtttgtgagcctgtcaactgttgcaaataaagctcgagcattgttaatgtttttgtttatgacatctgcaaagaaagcttcctttgcatgttttagtgttgagTGAACAAACATGCTGGTAGAGACCCGCCCCAAAAGGCAGTTCTACAAAGTACCGACTCAGCGGGGCTGTGATAGTAACAACAGATGAGGATAATAAAAATGCCACTGCCTGAAAAAACAGAGTCTACTTCTTAATGTGgttgtcattttcaaattaaattcactgACCTTCATCATCTGTAGCAGCCTTTTGATAGTCAGCCTCACAGTCAGTGTATGCTGAAGGAGGGCCCTCGTCTTCCTCACCATAAATATCCTCTGAGTTGTCAGATCTGGGctccttaaaacaaaaatatataatttaagtATCACGTAGAAGGATGGACGGTGATATAATTTTCATTATATGTTGGACATTCATAATGTGGCTATGTACCTCCATTGTGGGTCAAACTCTAAACCATTCAGCTTCTCTCTGAAAGAAAAGGATGAAATATTGAAGCATTTGTTTTGATAAGTGAAAGAGTAGCAGCTTTATCTTCCAGttcctattttttcttttcctgtctgGTAGTGTGGCACTCAGAATTGT from Xiphophorus maculatus strain JP 163 A chromosome 14, X_maculatus-5.0-male, whole genome shotgun sequence includes:
- the LOC111611101 gene encoding interferon-induced very large GTPase 1-like isoform X1, whose protein sequence is MEEPRSDNSEDIYGEEDEGPPSAYTDCEADYQKAATDDEDSFVDLYCEEEKDPGSTTCVDCEADYHETGTDGKAVCRHVKTTQYKISHELISQPLETPVGEMENHIVINCREEETLQETTETNDWTEISDLPGKQNLEEERKTQKTNLERLLEDLGLEQYHREKLSLSKILGIDEKTITDDLGDCKSNIPLNFLKKLVMVNVTARNVKGVSCDLSNESSESNCDDESESTESNFEDLFESPNKTETFNPLDIMTALLLCSDGFVQQELALKMSMCQFSVPLLLPNCDTQQCTLMLWAMRDIVKKYRPSNLSESKGFLEERIVLSELPMISFVRLGECSLSKSEILNKLLSNSQQYHDTFVHRDMECGDIQRRISNGLTEMTWYLPCGNKNMDIFSEPVAIANLRGDIASFETQFSFLCQTSAAVFVFFEQLDGELLMNINHKAQIFLVGNQQNKSLTPDVLKKLATRLNLTKNNIIIKTDKTNDADFVKSLKKVVSSVLTKPQLKMSVEQMADVAYELGIPVDEDSPECQAGKKNADAITAEIKDTFQFKENQFPLQGQIWKELTFLEKEEFHLRNIGSENIENYKSNLKKKKEEQREKQNSYAMSSVMTCFISAISRPHRERCYFLKWMRMNLDNLSRTKLSGLRELYKEKCKDSENKQEIKEIDEQLSSSSLGVEHFFREMGQIYEASLYLPETDPSRQQLQHLPKLCAQLLLDGFPLELVDGDASNIPLRWVSDVLSQLNDLVSPKNKILVVTVLGVQSTGKSTLLNTMFGVQFAVSSGRCTRGAFMLLIKVNEDVKKVLNCDFMMIIDTEGLKSPELAQLDNSHEHDNELATLVVGLSNITIINIAMENSTEMKDILQIVVHAFLRMKAVGKKPQCQFVHQNVSDVSAHEKNLRDRKLLLEQLNEMTQAAARMEKKEKYKNFTDVMEYNPDTGNCYIPGLWNGNPPMAPVNAGYSETVYELKKNIIQQLGKCGSTSNNILEFREWITSLWNAVKHENFIFSFRNSLVADAYMRLCTEYNQWEWEFKKEMYKWVTTAEIRISNFGTAAASSEISDMNEFMTELKSEAITELTKWETKILENLKKYFDQPEGHVYLVEGYREDFSNSIKSLRRQTERSVLNQITVAADIKQGMKELDKIKATYTEKIEKAVYALINECREKKVQMMDKELNECFDKMWTEAMNTLSFSEQQTLNVFTSVSLQLQANLSPKGSHACELLSKKNLKDCGLEPFKYTPRGVHENVKVAIKGILTSKNLVKERQEVADTIISACNDCVWDQIKRKTNYHDTYIQEILHIIDERLNKADVDTDIEFEVSLKQHICGSAARKFQKMHEEFIQENDPYRCLQKNKEKFCTDFKDVFYERDQCQKKAEEFTNQCLKPAVENFVYRSLGLDIVDKMMTKEEFSTRMSFQYSILLDLISKSEFENFKSYIRSYADYVKLWISGRIKETFSFGSTLCELEDKHLKFCVNHINDAITKVKAENTDSLRTFVENICKEVGDKLVISQDFLDAFMVLNKSDQEQFGHWLNECVQEMTEALREKFKSTEFETKLSRLHIKPENELFTRVIGCCKQCPFCKIPCDAGGENHTQHFASLHRPNGLGLIKSKDSKKLTTDVCNSLVISNKRFRCSVTNNEWCPYTKYKNFFSDWDIRADVSLESSDYWKYVMATYNKDFAEAYDAQPADIPDSWKTITMEKAKKSLKESFNIS
- the LOC111611101 gene encoding interferon-induced very large GTPase 1-like isoform X2, yielding MEEPRSDNSEDIYGEEDEGPPSAYTDCEADYQKAATDDEEEKDPGSTTCVDCEADYHETGTDGKAVCRHVKTTQYKISHELISQPLETPVGEMENHIVINCREEETLQETTETNDWTEISDLPGKQNLEEERKTQKTNLERLLEDLGLEQYHREKLSLSKILGIDEKTITDDLGDCKSNIPLNFLKKLVMVNVTARNVKGVSCDLSNESSESNCDDESESTESNFEDLFESPNKTETFNPLDIMTALLLCSDGFVQQELALKMSMCQFSVPLLLPNCDTQQCTLMLWAMRDIVKKYRPSNLSESKGFLEERIVLSELPMISFVRLGECSLSKSEILNKLLSNSQQYHDTFVHRDMECGDIQRRISNGLTEMTWYLPCGNKNMDIFSEPVAIANLRGDIASFETQFSFLCQTSAAVFVFFEQLDGELLMNINHKAQIFLVGNQQNKSLTPDVLKKLATRLNLTKNNIIIKTDKTNDADFVKSLKKVVSSVLTKPQLKMSVEQMADVAYELGIPVDEDSPECQAGKKNADAITAEIKDTFQFKENQFPLQGQIWKELTFLEKEEFHLRNIGSENIENYKSNLKKKKEEQREKQNSYAMSSVMTCFISAISRPHRERCYFLKWMRMNLDNLSRTKLSGLRELYKEKCKDSENKQEIKEIDEQLSSSSLGVEHFFREMGQIYEASLYLPETDPSRQQLQHLPKLCAQLLLDGFPLELVDGDASNIPLRWVSDVLSQLNDLVSPKNKILVVTVLGVQSTGKSTLLNTMFGVQFAVSSGRCTRGAFMLLIKVNEDVKKVLNCDFMMIIDTEGLKSPELAQLDNSHEHDNELATLVVGLSNITIINIAMENSTEMKDILQIVVHAFLRMKAVGKKPQCQFVHQNVSDVSAHEKNLRDRKLLLEQLNEMTQAAARMEKKEKYKNFTDVMEYNPDTGNCYIPGLWNGNPPMAPVNAGYSETVYELKKNIIQQLGKCGSTSNNILEFREWITSLWNAVKHENFIFSFRNSLVADAYMRLCTEYNQWEWEFKKEMYKWVTTAEIRISNFGTAAASSEISDMNEFMTELKSEAITELTKWETKILENLKKYFDQPEGHVYLVEGYREDFSNSIKSLRRQTERSVLNQITVAADIKQGMKELDKIKATYTEKIEKAVYALINECREKKVQMMDKELNECFDKMWTEAMNTLSFSEQQTLNVFTSVSLQLQANLSPKGSHACELLSKKNLKDCGLEPFKYTPRGVHENVKVAIKGILTSKNLVKERQEVADTIISACNDCVWDQIKRKTNYHDTYIQEILHIIDERLNKADVDTDIEFEVSLKQHICGSAARKFQKMHEEFIQENDPYRCLQKNKEKFCTDFKDVFYERDQCQKKAEEFTNQCLKPAVENFVYRSLGLDIVDKMMTKEEFSTRMSFQYSILLDLISKSEFENFKSYIRSYADYVKLWISGRIKETFSFGSTLCELEDKHLKFCVNHINDAITKVKAENTDSLRTFVENICKEVGDKLVISQDFLDAFMVLNKSDQEQFGHWLNECVQEMTEALREKFKSTEFETKLSRLHIKPENELFTRVIGCCKQCPFCKIPCDAGGENHTQHFASLHRPNGLGLIKSKDSKKLTTDVCNSLVISNKRFRCSVTNNEWCPYTKYKNFFSDWDIRADVSLESSDYWKYVMATYNKDFAEAYDAQPADIPDSWKTITMEKAKKSLKESFNIS